From the Cohaesibacter sp. ES.047 genome, the window CCGCAAGCATCATCGCCTGCTTGGCCCGCACAATATTGTCATCCATGTGAAATGCCTGTAGTCCCGACACGGCTGGTGCGGAAATGAATGCGATGTCAGCTCGCAACCGATGAAGTGATTCCTCGGTTACGACCCCGCTGTAAGCGTTGAACTTGGCTGAATAGATCCCGCCGAGGGCCAGCAATGTGATCCCGGCCTCGCCCAGCAAGTCGCTGATGACGGCCTGATTGTTGGTGATAACGGTCAGGGGGCGTCTCTGGGGCAGCATGGAGCCAAGAACGGCCGACATGGAACCGTCATTGATCATGACCGTCATGCCCGGCTCGATTAGGGACAGGGCCTGCCGGGCCATGCGATCTTTGGCTTCGGCATCCTGCTGGACGCGAATCCGGAAATCGCTCTCGAATTGGTTGCCCGCATCTGCGGTGGCACCGCCTCGCACCTTGCGCAAAACGCCGCTTTGTTCGAGCTCGTCGAGATCGCGGTGAATGGTCATTTTCGACACACTGAACCTCTCGGCCAGATCGTCGATATCGACGCTTCTGTGCTCTACCAAAAGATCCATAATCAGCTGTCTTCGGTCTTCGCCTCTCACGCGCCACCTCCATATCCGGCATTTCAGCGGATGTTAAATTTGTAACATATAAAATCACATATTCAATAAAATTATGTGATTTTGTGAGATGTTTTCGTGACATGCCCCAAATTCTATAAATGCCACATGTCTGCTCCGAAAGCAGATGCCGTTTCTCCCGAAGTCTGCGCACAGTATAAAAAGGCTGTCCGGCGATTGCTATGTGAAACCCGCCACAAAATCACGGATGTCTTGTAAATTCGCATCGACTATCCTAGGGTTAGGACCATGTATTTATGCTTCAGACGCTTCACTTCTAGCGCCAATCAATAGCCAAGATTCACCCGCAGAGAGACCTGTTTCCGTATGGCCGACACGATCAGCCCGCTTGATGAAGAGCTTGAGCGCGCGCGCGTCGCCTGGCTCTATTTTATCGGTGGCCAGACCCAGCAAGAAATCGCCAGACGGATGAATGTCACGCGCCTGAAGGTCAACAAGATCATCGGGCAGGTGAGGCTTTCTGGCAATGTGCAGATCAATGTCAATCTACCGCTGACAGACTGTATAGAATTGGCCGAAAAGGTCTCGACACGCTACGGGCTGATCGAAACCGTCGCTGTGCCGGATCTGGATGATTTCATGAACCAGAAGCGCGTGATCGGTGAAGCCGCCGGATCGCTTGCCAATGGATTGATCGAGGGGAGGGACATGGGCGTGGGGGTCGGCTCTGGCCGGACCTTGAGCTTTGTTGTCAGGAGCGTGCAGGCCAAACCCAAATTCGACAGTTGGGTTGTCGGGCTAACCGGAGGCGTGACCAGTGGCTCGTCCAGCAATTCCTTTGGCGTGGCGACGACCCTTGCCCATGTTCTGGGTGTCGAATGCCACTATCTAACGGCCCCGATCTATTGCGCCAATCCCGAAAGCCGCAACGCGTTGTTGCTCAATGACGAACTGACCGATGTACTGGCGCGTACCGAAATCGCAGATGTTGGAATTGTCTCCTGTGGTCACCTGAAGCTGGAGACCTCGCTCACCCAGATACGGGTTGTGAAAGACAATTTCGATGCGGTGCAGAAACTGGGCGCTGTGGGGGAGTTCATGGGGTGTTTTCTTGATGCTTTTGGCAAGCCGATTGATCACTTCCTCAATGACTCGGTTATTGCCCTGCCACCAGACAAGATGAAGCTGAAACCAATTTCAATGCTTGTTTCTGGGGGGCTCGAGAAGATCCCCATCATCCGGGCCATCCTGCGGGCCGGCTATGTCAATCGCCTTGTGACCAACGAGGGGGTTGCCCGAGCGTTGCTACAGGGGCCGCGCTGAGTGCAGCCCCTGTGCGTCGATCTCGCCAAAAGACGATGATACGGTCTCGATCAGGCCATCGCTTGGTCGAGTGCTTCGCGCATGGCGCGCAATGTGATGAATGTCGAAGCGGCGCCGGGGTCAATATGACCGACCGCACGTTCGCCCAACTTGGCAGAGCGTCCCCTGCGTGAGAGCATCGGCGCAGTTGCGTTCATGCCGCTCTCGCCACCTTTTTGAGCGGCGGCCATCACGTCGGCCGCAGATCCACCTTTGGATGCTACCTGCTGCGCTTCCTCAACAGCAGGCACCCAGGCGTCGATCATGGTCTTGTCGCCAGGACTGGCGCGACCGCGATCCTGAATGCCCTGACAGGCAGCGCTCAGCCATTCGGCCATCGCGGCTCCATCAAGATTGAGACGATTGTTGACAGCCGTTCCCGCCCTCAGAAAAGCCGTAGCATAAAGAGGGCCGGACGACGCTCCCACTGCATCAAGAAAGGCTTTCGCCATTCGTTTGCACATGCTTTCGATGGTTTCATCATCTGAGGCTTCTTCCAGCGCATGCTGGACGGCTTTCCAGCCGATTTCCATCGTCATGCCGTGATCGCCATCACCAATGACACCATCCAGTTCAGACAGCCAATCCTTCTTCGCAATAATCTCATCGCCGACATTGTGCATCATGGCTTTGAAGATCGCCGGAGTGACATCGCCCTCGGTGATCAGGTCGCGCGGTGTTTCCTGACTGGTGACGACTTTTTCGACGGGCGCGGCCACCGGCTTGCGGCGCACCGCTTTTTCGCTGGTCCGCTCCATGGTGCCGACGACCAGTGCCGGCGTGCGGCAGGGATGATCAAGCAGCGCTTCAAGGGTGTCATCGAGCTTGAGCAGGGTGACCGATGCACCAGCCATTTCGAGCGACGTGGCATATTCGCCAACCCATGAGGCATGGATGCTGACGCCCTCGCTATCAAGACGCTGTTTGACGCGGCGAAACAGGATGTAGAGTTCGATCTGCGAGGTTGCACCAAGCCCGTTGACCAGCACCGCGACGCGGTCACCTGAAGACAGACCGGCTTCCTTGAGAATGGTGTCGACCAGTTCGTCGGCTACCTCATCTGCCGGGGCGAGCTTGTGGCGCCGGATACCGGGCTCGCCATGAAGCCCCATGCCGATTTCCATATCCTCGTCGTTGATCACGAAGTTGGGCTTGCCGGTTTGGGGCAATGAGCAAGGGCTGAGAGCCACCCCCATGGAGAAGGTTGCGTCATTGGCAGCCCGTGCCATTGCCTCGACCCGCGCCAAAGGCTCACCCAGATCAGCAGCAGCACCGGCAATTTTGAAAACGAAGAAGTCGCCCGCAATGCCGCGTCGTTCGGAACGGCGATCAAGCGGTGCGGACGCTACGTCATCGGTTACTGCAACATGGCGCACAGCAATGCCGTTCTGCTCCAGCTCCTCGGCCGCCATCGTAAAATTGAGCACGTCGCCAGTATAGTTGCCATAGAGCATCAGGATACCCGCACCGCCGTCTGCGGCCTGCGTCGCCTCGACGATGTGGGCCGGAGAGGGGGAGGCAAAGATATTGCCAACGGCCGCGGCGTCTGCAAGTCCGGACCCGACATAGCCTGCGAAGGCCGGTTCATGCCCGGACCCTCCGCCAACCACGATGCCTACCTTGCCGTCTCGCGGTCCATCAAGCGAGACAACTGCCCGTCCGGTCTTTCCGCTCACGCCCAGCATATCGGGATGTGCAGCCACCAGTCCCTCGATCAACTCGTCAATGATAGCCTCGGGAGCGTTGATCAACTTTTTGGTTTTGATTGCTTCAGTCATGATTTCTTCTTTCGTCAATTCCAATTCGTGGCCGCTTAGGCATCCGAGCGAAGATAACGGCGTGAGACGGCGTCAAAGGAAATCGCGAGTACAACAATCGCGCCCGAAACGATGCCCTGCCAATAGGGTGACACACCGAAAAGAACGATAATATTCTCAATGATGGCAATGATACCGGCGCCAAATATTGCGCCGACCGGACTACCGATGCCGCCCGTTGTTGCAACGCCCCCAATCACTGAAGCTGCGATGGGCGCAAGAACCCATGTGTTGCCGATTGACGGCTGGGCCGTTCCAAGGCGGGCAACCATAAGCACGCCGGCAAGAGCGGCAAGGCCACCCGCACATGCGAACGTCAATGTCCGAATGTAGTCAACGCGGATGCCCAGCATTCTTGCCCCGGCGGGGTTGTTGCCAATGGCATACATGTAGCGGCCGATCGGCGTTTTCAGCATCAGGAAGGAAGCAACAATCAACGCAACCAACATGATGAGGAATGGAACCGGGACACCCATCAAGGCTCCCCTGCCCAGAAACTGCACTTCCTTTGGCACACCGGTAATGGCAACCCCTCGGGTCAGCACCAGAATGGCACCGCCAAACACGCCGGCCATACCGATGGTCAAGACCAGCGAATGCAGCCTGAGGGTTGTGACGAGAATCCCGTTCACGAAGCCCATCAAGACACCCAAAAAGATTGCAATGAGCATGGAGAGATAGGGGTTGATCCCGTATCTGACCATCAGGATGCCAGAGATGATCCCGCATAGGCCGCCGATTGCGCCAAGGGAGAGGTCGAGTTCACCAAGCACCATCAAAGACGACTGGGCAATTGTGATAAGGCCAACAAAGGCGAGGCCGCGCGCTATGACCGAGAGGTTGTAACCACTCAGAAAATAGGGAGAGGCCAGCGAAGACAGCACGAAGATAATGACCAAGGCAACGAACACGCCCGCAATCGGGCTGCGTAGTTTGATCATTAAATTACTGGATTGAGCGTTCATCTGGTTTCGCCTCCCGTTCCGAAGATAGCCCCCACGAGGGTTTCATTGTTGGTATCTGTTGAATCGTACTCGCCGGTGATTTCGCCACTGTGCATTGCGATGATCCGGTTGGCGCATTTCTTGAGCTCGTTCAGTTCTGACGAGACGAGGATGACGCCCACGCCATCCTCGGCAAGGTTGCGCATGATGCGATAGATCTCGGACTTGGTCCGGATGTCGATGCCTTTGGTCGGTTCATCGAAAATGATGACCTTGGGGCGCGTTGCCATCGCCCGGCCGATGATGGCTTTTTGCTGGTTGCCGCCGGATAGCTGGGAAATGCGCTTGGCCATGCTGGGGGCCTTGATGTCATAGTCATCAATGACCTTCTGCACGGCATCGCGTTCCGCGCCGCTATTGATGCCGGCGGGGCCACAGGTCAGCGAAAAGAGGGAAAGGCCGATATTCTCGCGCAGAGACAGGAGCGGGAAAATGCCGTGATGCTTTCTTTCCTCGGAAAGATAAAGCATGCCGCCTTTGACGGAGCTTGAGGGTTTTCCAAGGCTCCAGCTCTTGCCGTCAACCGCGATCTGTCCCCCTGTCGCCTTGAGGAAACCGAAAACGGTTTGCATGACCTCAGAACGACCGGCTCCAACCAAGCCGGCAAACCCGAGAATTTCACCGCGGTAGAGATCGAAATTGATATTGGAAAAGCGGCGACCGCTGAGGCCTCGCACTGCCATGATCGTATCCCGCGTGGGGGCTTTGGGGAGGAACAACTCCTGAAAGGCCAGATCCTGCCCAGACATGGCGCGAATGAGGTCGGCCTCTTCGATGTCTTCAATCAGCCCGCTTTCGACCCATTCGCCATTGCGCAGGACCGTGTAGTCATCACCGATATTGAGGACTTCTTCCATTTTGTGACTGATGAAAACGATGGCCAGATTCTGTTGCAGCAAGTCCCGAATGACCTTGAAGACCCTGTCGACCTCAACCTGAGTCAGGGAAGAGGTTGGCTCATCCAGAATGAGGACACTCATCTTCTTGTTGGTGCAGGCCCGTGCGATCTGCAAAAGCTGTTGGTCAGAGACAGAAATATTCTTAACCAGCGCTCTCGGATCTGCCTCGATACCGAACCGGTCAAGGTAAGTTCTTGCCTCTTTGACGAGGGCGGCGCTGTTGACCAATGTGCCGCCATGCCCTGTTTTATGGAATGGCATGAAGAGATTTTCGGCGACGCTCATCTCTTGGAAGAGGTTCAATTCCTGAGGGACGTAGGAAACCTGATCATACAGGGACGGATCCTCACGGGGATCGCAACTGTCAATAAAAACCTGCCCGCGGGATTGCCGATCTGTGCCTGTCAGGATTTTAACCAGAGTGGATTTGCCGGCTCCATTCTCACCCGCAAGAATATGCGTCCGTCCAAGCTCAAGCTTCAGGTCAACATCGTTGAGCGCGGTCACGCCGGGGAAGTCCCGACCCAAGCCGCTTGCTTCTAGAAAAGCCATGAGATTTTACCTTCTGGGGAAGTGCTGAAATATCGGGAGCGCGAACCTGCGAACAGGCGCGCCCCCGGACCATTTATCCCGGAAGACTTAGCCGTCTACATTTTCCTTGGTCAGGAAAGAGTTGCCTGTATCAAGATAGCCCGGCACAGGAGCGCCGGTGGCTTGCGCCCAAAGCAACATGACAGACCAGTAGCCCTGCAGTTCCGGCTGAGATGCAGAAGAGCTGTCTGCGACACCGCTGCGGATCATGTCGAGCATTTCGTTCAGGTTATCGAGGCCAACGAGAGTGACTTTACCCTCTTTGCCAGCTTCAATAATTGCCTGACCAATGCCGATCGGACCGGCCGCATCGCTGGCAACCCAACCCTTCAGATTCGGATTGGCTTGCATGATGGCAGCTGCCTGCTGCTGGGCAATTTCGATGCTGTCATTGTCGATGCCTTCTGCAACGACCTTGATGTCTGGATATTCAGCAAAAACCTGACGATGGCATTCTGCGCGAATGGCATGGTTGGGCGCGGTTGGAACACCCATCATGATGGCGACTTCGCCTTTGCCGTCGAGCACTTCGACGAGACGGCGCGACGCGATTTTGGCCTGCTCGCAGAAATCGGAACCGATGTAGGGGATCTTCATGCCTTCTGGCGGCACAGAGTCAAAAATGACGAGCGGGATATCCTGTGCCTGCGCTTCTTCAAGAGAGGCACGGTTGCCAGATGGGTCGAGCAGATCGAGAGCCAGCCCGTCCGGGCGGGTGGCGAGCGCACTGTCAATGATCTGGTTCTGTTGAACAACATCTGCAGACTGCGGAGCAGAATAGATCACTTCGATGTCGGCGCCGGTCTGGGCTTTGAGTGCTGTCGCTGCGGCCTGTGCACCGTCGTTCACTTTGTCAAACCAGGGATGTACGACCTTGGGAACGACAACAAAACGGTAGCTGTCTTTCTTGATGGTTCCTGCATCATCCTGAGCCATAGCCGCAACCGGCAAAGACACGGCAGCACATGCCAGCAGAGTAGCAAAAATCTTCATGAGTTTCCTCCCTTGGGGTGCGAGCAATCTTCGTCGCTCGCTAAAAAAGACACGAGCCTGGTGCGAGGCTCCTCCCTCGCATGTCCCTGCTCGCGATAAAAGATACACCTGTATTTTTAAATTTACAAGAGTATTTTTAAGCGCACATAAGCACATTAACGGAGGCGATCCATTGCAAATGCCCCTTGGTTGCAATCTTCTGGTTGTGCTTGCTGCTGAAAGATCAATTGAGGAAAATGGGGTGGCGTCAGTGGAGATCGCGACGGCGTCCGCACGCTCAGAAATAAGTGAATGACTTAATCAAAATGCTGAAAATTAAAGAAATATCCGCCTTGTCCACGGCGGTGAGAGGCAGGTGTCGGTTGTTATTTGTGGGGCGGATCAGCTGGCCCTTTATTGCCATGATCGGCCCCACATCAACTCTACGATGTTTGCGCCAATACCAAGGTTTGGCTTAGCCCCACTTCGCCAAAGCGGCAGCTAGCTCGGGGCAGGATTTCGCCATTTCGGGCAATGTGAGGCCAGCTTCTGCTGCCTGCCATGCCTGACGAATGGCCCTTACCCCTGCAGCGGCCCCATTGGGATGACCATGGATGCCACCGCCGCCCAGATACATGAGATCAAGCGTCTTGCCGGTGCGTTGATAGGTATCCACAGCCTGTCCACCCCATTGCCCGGAGCACACGACAGGCAAGGGGCGATCGCTTTCATCAAAGATCGGTGTCATACAGTTTTCGAATGATTTGACGAAGCTGTCATCGGATTCCCAATACTTGGCGCGAATGCCGTTGATCTGGAACTGATCCACACCGAGCAGGCGCCAGATTTTCTGATAGGGCGAAAACTCCATCCCGAACCCGGGATTGCGTGTCATGATGTCCCAGCCGTTGCGATGGGCATGCAGACACAGACCCGAGCGCTTGCGCAGAAAGCTCATTCCCCCGTAGCCAATCGAGTTTATATTGACAACGGCTGCATTCCCGCCCGCTTTCAAGACAATATCGTGGTTTCGCATCATCTCGTCCGGGTCTGCGGAAGAAATGCCGAAGGCATACATCACTTTCTTACCGGTTTTCTGTTCGTGGTCCTTGATAACGGGCATGAAAGCTTCAACGCGCTTTTCAAGGGGAGAGTAGCCGGGGCTCATCAGCTTCTCATCATCCTTGATGAAGTCGACACCGGCTTCGCACAGCTCGGCGATCATCGGGGCGGTTTCTTCAGGTAGCAGACCAAGAGACGGTTTGATGATCGAGGCAATCATCACGCCTTCCTTCACGCCCATCAACCGGCGAGACCCATCAATGCCGAATTGAGGTCCCGGATGGCAATTCCACGCATCCGGCAAACTGATATCCATGATGCGGATGCCGGTGACGCCGCGAATAGAGAAGGCCCCCCCGATGACGATGGTGGCAAGAGCGGCAATATCGGTTCCGATTGCTTCCAGTGGGAAATCGATCGCGATATCGGCGCGATTGAAAGGGCCTTTAAGTGCGGGATCGGGAATGGAAGCAAAGCTGTGAGGCTCCAAGTTTTCAACACTGACCACGCGGGCTGCACAGCGCGCTTGAACTTCTTCCGACTCGCCCGGCAACTCGGTGAAGGTGCCCGTTGACTGATCTCCAGCCATCTTATGTGCAATCTTTTCAGGGCTTTCAGTCGTTTCAATTCTATAGGTTACCCTGATGACGTCGGCGCTCGTATTTCTGTCCTGCATGGGCCTTTTCCTGTATACCTTTGCTCAATCTGGTATTATCATTATACCAGTTGAAAAGCGAGGCCAAGAAAAATGTCGGGTGTTGTGTGTCCATGTGGCACTAAGAAGAGAGTGACAGGCTGTCTGGTGCCGAAAGTCCTCAGCTGATATCTGGCATGAAACAACGAGGCATGGTTTAGATATGATTGGTCGCTTCGGTGGTGTGATTTATTGCCGCTTCCAGTATCATTGCAATTATGTGTTGCGCACTTTGCGGATATGCTGCTTGAAGGGCAGTGACAATTGGTTGAAAGGTCCAACGGATTGGGCTTGAAAAAAAAGACAGTGTGAGGCTGTTCAAGATAAC encodes:
- a CDS encoding DeoR/GlpR family DNA-binding transcription regulator, translating into MRGEDRRQLIMDLLVEHRSVDIDDLAERFSVSKMTIHRDLDELEQSGVLRKVRGGATADAGNQFESDFRIRVQQDAEAKDRMARQALSLIEPGMTVMINDGSMSAVLGSMLPQRRPLTVITNNQAVISDLLGEAGITLLALGGIYSAKFNAYSGVVTEESLHRLRADIAFISAPAVSGLQAFHMDDNIVRAKQAMMLAGTRKCLLINHSRFNRTALHVLSDLKAFDWIITDDKPEANVVEDLKGAGLNLTIAKA
- a CDS encoding sugar-binding transcriptional regulator; translated protein: MADTISPLDEELERARVAWLYFIGGQTQQEIARRMNVTRLKVNKIIGQVRLSGNVQINVNLPLTDCIELAEKVSTRYGLIETVAVPDLDDFMNQKRVIGEAAGSLANGLIEGRDMGVGVGSGRTLSFVVRSVQAKPKFDSWVVGLTGGVTSGSSSNSFGVATTLAHVLGVECHYLTAPIYCANPESRNALLLNDELTDVLARTEIADVGIVSCGHLKLETSLTQIRVVKDNFDAVQKLGAVGEFMGCFLDAFGKPIDHFLNDSVIALPPDKMKLKPISMLVSGGLEKIPIIRAILRAGYVNRLVTNEGVARALLQGPR
- the dhaL gene encoding dihydroxyacetone kinase subunit DhaL, with translation MTEAIKTKKLINAPEAIIDELIEGLVAAHPDMLGVSGKTGRAVVSLDGPRDGKVGIVVGGGSGHEPAFAGYVGSGLADAAAVGNIFASPSPAHIVEATQAADGGAGILMLYGNYTGDVLNFTMAAEELEQNGIAVRHVAVTDDVASAPLDRRSERRGIAGDFFVFKIAGAAADLGEPLARVEAMARAANDATFSMGVALSPCSLPQTGKPNFVINDEDMEIGMGLHGEPGIRRHKLAPADEVADELVDTILKEAGLSSGDRVAVLVNGLGATSQIELYILFRRVKQRLDSEGVSIHASWVGEYATSLEMAGASVTLLKLDDTLEALLDHPCRTPALVVGTMERTSEKAVRRKPVAAPVEKVVTSQETPRDLITEGDVTPAIFKAMMHNVGDEIIAKKDWLSELDGVIGDGDHGMTMEIGWKAVQHALEEASDDETIESMCKRMAKAFLDAVGASSGPLYATAFLRAGTAVNNRLNLDGAAMAEWLSAACQGIQDRGRASPGDKTMIDAWVPAVEEAQQVASKGGSAADVMAAAQKGGESGMNATAPMLSRRGRSAKLGERAVGHIDPGAASTFITLRAMREALDQAMA
- a CDS encoding ABC transporter permease — its product is MIKLRSPIAGVFVALVIIFVLSSLASPYFLSGYNLSVIARGLAFVGLITIAQSSLMVLGELDLSLGAIGGLCGIISGILMVRYGINPYLSMLIAIFLGVLMGFVNGILVTTLRLHSLVLTIGMAGVFGGAILVLTRGVAITGVPKEVQFLGRGALMGVPVPFLIMLVALIVASFLMLKTPIGRYMYAIGNNPAGARMLGIRVDYIRTLTFACAGGLAALAGVLMVARLGTAQPSIGNTWVLAPIAASVIGGVATTGGIGSPVGAIFGAGIIAIIENIIVLFGVSPYWQGIVSGAIVVLAISFDAVSRRYLRSDA
- a CDS encoding sugar ABC transporter ATP-binding protein; amino-acid sequence: MAFLEASGLGRDFPGVTALNDVDLKLELGRTHILAGENGAGKSTLVKILTGTDRQSRGQVFIDSCDPREDPSLYDQVSYVPQELNLFQEMSVAENLFMPFHKTGHGGTLVNSAALVKEARTYLDRFGIEADPRALVKNISVSDQQLLQIARACTNKKMSVLILDEPTSSLTQVEVDRVFKVIRDLLQQNLAIVFISHKMEEVLNIGDDYTVLRNGEWVESGLIEDIEEADLIRAMSGQDLAFQELFLPKAPTRDTIMAVRGLSGRRFSNINFDLYRGEILGFAGLVGAGRSEVMQTVFGFLKATGGQIAVDGKSWSLGKPSSSVKGGMLYLSEERKHHGIFPLLSLRENIGLSLFSLTCGPAGINSGAERDAVQKVIDDYDIKAPSMAKRISQLSGGNQQKAIIGRAMATRPKVIIFDEPTKGIDIRTKSEIYRIMRNLAEDGVGVILVSSELNELKKCANRIIAMHSGEITGEYDSTDTNNETLVGAIFGTGGETR
- a CDS encoding substrate-binding domain-containing protein; translated protein: MKIFATLLACAAVSLPVAAMAQDDAGTIKKDSYRFVVVPKVVHPWFDKVNDGAQAAATALKAQTGADIEVIYSAPQSADVVQQNQIIDSALATRPDGLALDLLDPSGNRASLEEAQAQDIPLVIFDSVPPEGMKIPYIGSDFCEQAKIASRRLVEVLDGKGEVAIMMGVPTAPNHAIRAECHRQVFAEYPDIKVVAEGIDNDSIEIAQQQAAAIMQANPNLKGWVASDAAGPIGIGQAIIEAGKEGKVTLVGLDNLNEMLDMIRSGVADSSSASQPELQGYWSVMLLWAQATGAPVPGYLDTGNSFLTKENVDG
- the oiaX gene encoding 3-oxo-isoapionate-4-phosphate decarboxylase OiaX, with the translated sequence MQDRNTSADVIRVTYRIETTESPEKIAHKMAGDQSTGTFTELPGESEEVQARCAARVVSVENLEPHSFASIPDPALKGPFNRADIAIDFPLEAIGTDIAALATIVIGGAFSIRGVTGIRIMDISLPDAWNCHPGPQFGIDGSRRLMGVKEGVMIASIIKPSLGLLPEETAPMIAELCEAGVDFIKDDEKLMSPGYSPLEKRVEAFMPVIKDHEQKTGKKVMYAFGISSADPDEMMRNHDIVLKAGGNAAVVNINSIGYGGMSFLRKRSGLCLHAHRNGWDIMTRNPGFGMEFSPYQKIWRLLGVDQFQINGIRAKYWESDDSFVKSFENCMTPIFDESDRPLPVVCSGQWGGQAVDTYQRTGKTLDLMYLGGGGIHGHPNGAAAGVRAIRQAWQAAEAGLTLPEMAKSCPELAAALAKWG